A portion of the Punica granatum isolate Tunisia-2019 chromosome 7, ASM765513v2, whole genome shotgun sequence genome contains these proteins:
- the LOC116212707 gene encoding uncharacterized protein LOC116212707 — MGCANSKLGREGSTEVMPSRLGPILRNRLENIRRRRRVADAMTLKESTLSTKELLEDAAAPDSSEDTSSRRSTSKPDREDEDHRHSLPFFPCNDRIPPEEKELKEKGRDEEGGRGTHQPKECTMKSEDIDDERKMQKLREEKMIEAVTAAIEQVAMQEVINEEDREKLDENDEHKDDDNDESKMRIPSKSDDYICPGSPSFRVYCVASVSADDSDNDTDECGDINDAPKITSKSEDSSEIRESVNSNEGHDSVTNKSESHGSKGKRPKGLRKVIGKKRSGAMKNLLNVKSCYYPSCSGQDRTRLLSEKAADS, encoded by the exons ATGGGGTGTGCCAACTCCAAGTTGGGTCGTGAAGGATCAACTGAGGTGATGCCTTCAAGACTGGGGCCCATCCTTCGTAACCGGCTCGAGAACATAAGGAGGAGGCGAAGAGTGGCAGATGCCATGACTCTCAAAGAGTCCACCCTCTCCACCAAAGAGCTCCTCGAGGACGCTGCAGCTCCTGATTCCTCTGAGGATACCTCTTCTCGCCGTTCTACTTCCAAGCCAGACCGTGAGGACGAGGATCACCGGCACAGCCTCCCCTTTTTCCCCTGTAACGATCGCATTCCTCCCGAGGAAAAGGAACTAAAGGAGAAGGGCCGGGATGAGGAAGGAGGGAGAGGGACTCATCAGCCTAAGGAATGCACGATGAAGAGCGAAGATATAGATGATGAAAGGAAAATGCAGAAACTGAGAGAGGAGAAGATGATTGAGGCCGTGACCGCAGCTATTGAACAGGTTGCCATGCAGGAGGTGATCAATGAAGAGGATCGGGAGAAACTCGACGAGAATGATGAGCACAAGGATGATGACAACGATGAAAGTAAAATGCGAATTCCTAGCAAATCTGATGATTACATCTGCCCAGGTTCCCCCAGTTTCCGAGTGTATTGCGTGGCATCTGTATCAGCCGACGACTCTGATAACGACACCGATGAAT GCGGAGATATTAATGATGCCCCAAAAATTACATCCAAGAGCGAAGACAGCAGCGAAATACGTGAATCTGTTAATTCAAACGAG GGTCATGACTCGGTGACTAACAAAAGTGAGAGTCACGGGAGCAAAGGAAAACGTCCGAAGGGATTGAGGAAAGTGATCGGGAAGAAAAGATCGGGGGCCATGAAGAATCTGTTAAATGTCAAGTCGTGCTATTATCCCTCATGCTCAGGGCAAGATCGCACTCGGCTCCTCTCTGAGAAGGCAGCTGATTCATAG
- the LOC116214994 gene encoding sodium/calcium exchanger NCL-like, which translates to MCTTRKGTNHLPIMTPLERTVMRGRLALAVFWVLMVHSVTGPSIRGIISDGMDRLGGQGQVLGLRTTTVTCTPTYGFLPCTTEVWGELFLIIVYEYLLAVASHYVSSGSDLFFRMFGTGIFGASLFQMLGSIPQVVIMLDQEGLTNNQRPWQD; encoded by the exons ATGTGCACCACAAGAAAAGGGACCAATCACCTCCCCATTATGACTCCTCTTGAAAGGACAGTGATGAGGGGGCGGCTCGCACTCGCTGTCTTTTGGGTCCTAATGGTCCATTCCGTCACTGGCCCTTCCATAAGAGGGATCATATCCGACGGCATGGATCGGCTCGGGGGGCAGGGCCAGGTCCTTGGTCTCAGGACAACGACCGTGACTTGCACCCCAACTTACGGGTTCCTGCCCTGCACGACGGAGGTGTGGGGAGAGCTGTTCCTGATAATAGTTTATGAGTACTTGTTGGCAGTCGCATCACATTATGTGTCCTCAGGGTCGGATTTGTTCTTTCGGATGTTCGGGACGGGTATCTTTGGGGCCAGTTTGTTCCAAATGCTCGGCAGCATTCCTCAAGTGGTGATTATGCTTG ACCAGGAGGGTTTAACTAATAACCAGAGGCCCTGGCAAGATTGA
- the LOC116215335 gene encoding mitochondrial import inner membrane translocase subunit TIM8, whose protein sequence is MDASSLNSAELQRLISQEKERAMMNEMVAKLTSACWDKCITGTPGSKFSSSESSCLSNCAQRYMDMSIIIMKRFQSMQI, encoded by the exons ATGGACGCTTCATCTCTTAACTCCGCTGAATTACAGCGACTCATCTCT CAAGAGAAGGAAAGGGCAATGATGAATGAGATGGTAGCTAAGCTTACGAGTGCATGCTGGGACAAATGCATAACGGGCACCCCAGGGAGCAAGTTCAGCTCCAGCGAATCCTCATGCCTCTCCAACTGTGCGCAGCGTTACATGGACATGAGCATCATCATTATGAAGCGCTTTCAATCCATGCA GATATAA
- the LOC116213172 gene encoding bidirectional sugar transporter SWEET9-like produces the protein MVIHQPSSTLAFAFGLMGNIISFITFLAPLPTFYQIYKRKSTEGFQSIPYSVSLLSATLLVYYGLLKKDTLIITINAFGCLIETAYVAAYLLYASKKARMLTLKLLVGMNVLGYGAVLLGTMFLARGSPENRAHILGWICMAFSLSVFAAPLCIMRKVIRTKSVEYVPFSLSLFLTLGAVVWFFYGFVKADYFIAVPNVLGFIFGVVQMALYFMYRNAKKLIQEVKPVATDGNLHQLKEQMIDVVKLSALVCPELNPVLKDITNSVTTVNNELEDDHHPQALALTDQETLPKETEICAYTDDSPLSNNIHMIKVQVIT, from the exons atgGTCATTCACCAGCCATCGTCGACGTTGGCTTTTGCTTTTGGCCTTATGG GTAACATTATTTCCTTCATAACCTTCCTGGCTCCGCT GCCAACATTCTATCAGATCTACAAGAGAAAGTCAACGGAAGGGTTTCAATCTATTCCGTACTCGGTTTCCCTGCTGAGCGCGACGCTTCTGGTATATTACGGACTGCTGAAAAAGGATACCCTCATTATCACCATTAATGCTTTTGGATGCTTGATAGAGACTGCATATGTTGCTGCTTACCTTCTCTATGCATCAAAGAAGGCTAGG ATGCTGACGTTGAAGCTTCTGGTGGGGATGAACGTATTGGGTTATGGAGCGGTGCTGCTGGGGACAATGTTCCTAGCACGAGGTTCCCCGGAAAACCGAGCTCATATTCTCGGTTGGATTTGCATGGCATTCTCCCTCAGTGTTTTCGCAGCTCCACTCTGCATCATG AGGAAAGTAATTAGAACGAAAAGTGTGGAGTACGTGCCATTTTCTCTGTCACTGTTTCTCACGCTTGGGGCGGTCGTTTGGTTCTTCTATGGCTTTGTCAAGGCCGACTACTTCATTGCC GTACCCAATGTGTTGGGATTTATTTTTGGGGTGGTCCAGATGGCACTCTACTTCATGTACAGGAACGCAAAGAAACTCATCCAAGAGGTAAAGCCCGTGGCTACCGACGGTAACCTGCATCAGCTGAAGGAGCAGATGATAGATGTGGTGAAACTGAGTGCACTCGTGTGCCCGGAGCTTAACCCAGTGCTCAAAGATATCACCAATAGTGTCACGACTGTCAATAATGAATTGGAAGATGACCATCATCCTCAAGCACTTGCTCTAACTGACCAGGAAACGCTGCCCAAAGAAACTGAAATATGTGCTTACACTGACGATTCCCCATTGTCCAACAATATTCATATGATCAAAGTTCAAGTGATCACATGA
- the LOC116214315 gene encoding glutamate-1-semialdehyde 2,1-aminomutase, chloroplastic — translation MAATMSSGVALLGITSSSSTFCKRQASSSRHSVRMSVSLDEKRKTFTLQKSEEAFNAAKELMPGGVNSPVRAFNSVGGQPVFIKSVKGSHMWDIDGNEYIDYVGSWGPAIIGHADDKVLAALAETMKEGTSFGAPCLLENVLAEMVIAAVPSIEMVRFVNSGTEACMGVLRLARAFTDRPKIIKFEGCYHGHADPYLVKAGSGVATLGLPDSPGVPRAATIDTLTAAYNDISGVEELFKAHKGEIAGIILEPVVGNSGFITPKSEFLEFLRKITKENDALLIFDEVMTGFRLAYGGAQEYFGITPDLTTLGKIIGGGLPVGAYGGRRDIMEMVAPAGPMYQAGTLSGNPLAMTAGFHTLQRLKEPRSYEYLNEITRELIQGILEVGKKAGHAMCGGYIGGMFGFFFREGPVHNFADAKKSDTAKFGRFFRGMLEEGVYLAPSQFEAGFTSLAHTTDDIQRTVAAAEKVLKRI, via the exons ATGGCTGCTACCATGAGCAGTGGGGTTGCGTTGCTGGGAATTACGTCCTCTTCTTCGACCTTCTGCAAACGCCAAGCCTCCTCCTCTCGCCATTCTGTCCGAATGTCAGTCTCTCTCGATGAGAAGAGGAAGACCTTCACCCTCCAAAAGTCCGAGGAGGCTTTCAACGCCGCCAAG GAATTGATGCCTGGAGGGGTCAATTCTCCAGTCCGTGCCTTCAACTCTGTTGGGGGACAGCCAGTTTTTATCAAATCTGTTAAGGGATCTCACATGTGGGATATTGATGGCAACGAGTACATCGACTATGTGGGCTCTTGGGGTCCAGCCATTATTGGCCATGCTGATGATAAG GTCCTTGCTGCCCTTGCTGAAACAATGAAAGAAGGAACCAGCTTTGGTGCTCCTTGTCTACTAGAGAATGTTCTTGCCGAGATGGTGATTGCGGCTGTTCCAAGCATAGAAATGGTTCGTTTTGTCAATTCGGGTACTGAAGCATGCATGGGGGTTCTCCGTCTCGCTCGTGCCTTCACTGATCGCCCGaagattattaaatttgaAGGTTGTTACCATGGTCATGCTGATCCATACCTTGTCAAAGCTGGGAGTGGTGTTGCTACTCTAGGGCTCCCTGATTCTCCGGGGGTTCCGAGAGCGGCTACCATAGACACCCTAACAGCTGCATACAACGATATCTCAGGTGTGGAGGAACTCTTCAAGGCCCACAAGGGAGAGATTGCTGGCATTATTCTCGAGCCTGTTGTTGGGAACTCAGGCTTTATTACTCCTAAATCAGAGTTCCTTGAATTTCTCCGCAAGATTACTAAGGAGAACGATGCCCTCCTCATCTTTGATGAGGTCATGACAGGATTTCGTCTGGCGTACGGTGGAGCACAGGAATACTTTGGCATAACTCCTGATTTGACAACGCTCGGCAAGATCATAGGGGGTGGGCTGCCTGTTGGGGCATATGGAGGACGAAGGGACATCATGGAGATGGTTGCACCAGCTGGGCCCATGTACCAGGCTGGGACCTTAAGTGGGAATCCGTTGGCAATGACTGCAGGCTTCCACACTCTACAGCGCTTGAAAGAGCCGAGGAGTTACGAGTATTTGAATGAAATCACGAGGGAACTCATTCAAGGGATTCTCGAGGTAGGGAAAAAGGCAGGACATGCCATGTGCGGTGGATACATCGGAGGGATGTTCGGGTTTTTCTTTAGGGAGGGGCCTGTTCATAACTTTGCGGATGCCAAAAAGAGTGACACGGCGAAATTTGGCAGGTTCTTCAGAGGGATGCTGGAGGAGGGTGTTTACCTCGCTCCCTCACAATTTGAGGCTGGATTTACGAGTTTGGCTCACACCACAGATGATATCCAGCGGACTGTGGCTGCAGCTGAGAAGGTGTTAAAACGGATTTAG